The following coding sequences are from one Candidatus Aminicenantes bacterium window:
- the uvrB gene encoding excinuclease ABC subunit UvrB — MFKLTSPFCITVAQKTAVDEIVGKFRAGCRKQVLLGVTGSGKTFSMAHIIRELNVPTLVLSPNKTLAAQLFQEFKGFFPTDRVGYFISYYDYYQPEAFVPQRNLYIAKEVSINPELERLRLDATRNLLESRQTVVVASVSAIYSIGSPSDFTEQKIALALGDTIARDALLDEFVKLGYGRTHDLLESGKFRVRGHMVEIFPTSEENPLRFEFSGTAIGRIVFFDPLTGAWLEERKQVNVFPINYFFYRRARVEAALAKIRLELEERLRYFLAQGKPELAERLRQRTLFDIEMLEQFGHCPGIENYSLYLTGRQKGEAPYTLLSFFPPGYLTIIDESHVTVPQLNGMYAGDRSRKSKLVEYGFRLPSALDNRPLNFAEIQERLQNVLYVSATPAPFEISDAQGRVTSLLVRPTGLIDPEVIVKKAVDPVQDMLSEIEPVIKSKNRVLVTTLTKKMAEKLADFLTLKGVRCAYLHSEIKALDRVKIIRKLRQGEFDVLIGINLLREGLDLPEVALVVILDADKEGFLRSPTALIQTFGRAARHIDGKVILYIEGMVESVRQAIAEAERRRKYQVEYNRGHGILPVSVRSQIKDFHDDDYWLKKSAEPLPEDFKNREALEKEIQKLTLAMKEKAAHLDFKTAAQLRDRIKLLKNMLIEMF; from the coding sequence ATGTTCAAACTGACCTCGCCGTTTTGCATCACCGTTGCCCAGAAGACGGCCGTTGACGAAATCGTCGGCAAATTCAGGGCGGGATGCCGCAAGCAAGTCTTGCTGGGCGTGACCGGGTCGGGAAAAACATTCTCCATGGCGCACATCATCCGCGAGTTGAATGTCCCGACCCTGGTTCTCTCTCCCAACAAAACGCTGGCGGCCCAGCTTTTTCAGGAATTCAAGGGGTTTTTTCCCACCGACCGCGTCGGTTATTTCATCAGCTATTACGATTATTACCAGCCGGAAGCATTCGTCCCGCAGCGCAACCTCTATATCGCCAAGGAAGTTTCGATCAATCCCGAGCTGGAAAGGCTGCGCCTGGACGCCACCCGCAACCTCCTCGAATCGCGGCAAACGGTCGTGGTGGCTTCGGTTTCGGCGATCTACAGCATCGGCTCGCCAAGCGATTTTACCGAGCAGAAAATCGCCCTGGCCCTGGGCGACACCATCGCCCGCGACGCCTTGCTGGATGAATTCGTCAAGCTGGGCTACGGCCGCACCCATGACCTGCTGGAAAGCGGGAAATTCAGGGTGCGCGGGCACATGGTCGAGATTTTTCCCACCAGCGAGGAAAATCCGCTGCGCTTTGAATTTTCCGGGACCGCCATCGGCCGCATCGTTTTTTTCGATCCCCTGACCGGCGCCTGGCTGGAGGAACGGAAGCAGGTGAACGTCTTCCCCATCAACTATTTTTTCTACCGCCGGGCCCGCGTCGAAGCGGCGCTGGCCAAGATCAGGCTCGAACTGGAGGAACGGCTGCGTTATTTCCTAGCTCAGGGCAAGCCCGAATTGGCGGAACGCCTGCGCCAGCGGACCCTATTTGACATCGAGATGCTCGAGCAGTTCGGCCATTGCCCCGGCATCGAGAATTATTCCCTGTATCTGACCGGACGCCAGAAAGGCGAAGCCCCTTACACCCTGCTGAGTTTTTTCCCGCCCGGATACCTGACGATCATCGATGAGTCGCACGTGACGGTTCCGCAATTGAACGGCATGTACGCCGGCGACCGCTCGCGCAAGTCCAAGCTGGTCGAATACGGCTTCCGGCTGCCTTCGGCCCTGGACAACCGGCCGCTGAATTTCGCCGAGATTCAGGAACGGCTGCAAAATGTCCTATACGTTTCGGCCACACCCGCCCCGTTCGAGATCAGTGATGCCCAGGGGCGGGTGACGTCGCTGCTGGTCAGGCCGACCGGGCTGATCGATCCCGAAGTGATCGTCAAGAAAGCCGTCGATCCGGTGCAGGACATGCTCTCCGAAATCGAACCGGTGATCAAGAGCAAAAATCGCGTGCTGGTCACCACCTTGACGAAAAAAATGGCGGAGAAACTGGCTGATTTTCTGACCTTGAAAGGCGTCCGCTGCGCCTACCTGCATTCGGAGATCAAGGCCCTGGACCGGGTAAAGATAATCAGAAAACTGCGCCAGGGCGAATTCGACGTCCTGATCGGCATCAACCTGCTGCGCGAGGGGCTCGACCTGCCCGAGGTGGCGCTGGTGGTTATCCTCGACGCCGACAAGGAGGGCTTCCTGCGCTCCCCGACCGCCCTGATCCAGACCTTCGGCCGCGCCGCCCGCCACATCGACGGCAAGGTCATCCTCTACATCGAGGGCATGGTGGAATCGGTGCGCCAGGCGATCGCCGAAGCCGAGCGGCGGCGAAAGTACCAGGTCGAATACAACCGGGGCCACGGCATCTTGCCCGTCTCGGTGCGCAGCCAGATCAAGGATTTCCACGACGACGACTATTGGCTGAAGAAGAGCGCCGAGCCGCTGCCCGAGGATTTCAAGAACCGGGAGGCGCTGGAGAAGGAGATCCAGAAATTGACGCTGGCCATGAAGGAAAAAGCCGCCCACCTCGATTTCAAGACAGCCGCCCAGCTGCGCGACCGCATTAAACTCTTAAAAAATATGCTGATCGAGATGTTTTGA
- a CDS encoding MFS transporter: MTQALRTSLRESPKARWAAMTVAGLAMLCGYFMADVMAPLKPMLEQHLHWTSTQYGFFTSAYGWFNVFLFMLLIGGIILDKMGVRFTGVMSTGLMVAGAVLKYFAITHTFDPTPLLQNVPLIGGMPLQVYLAGIGYAIFGVGVEVAGITTTKLIVKWFKGKEMALAMGLQLAMARMGTALALMISAPVAAHFKSVGAPVLLAVVLLIIGFISYLVYGIMDRKLDASEAKGDADSEEPFRLSDIKLILKNKGFWYISMLCLLFYSAVFPFLKYATDLMVQKYHVALGLAGIIPGLLPFGNIFMTPIFGRMVDRKGKAASIMFLGSAMLIGVHLLFAVPLLSHWLVAFVLMLVLGVAFSLVPSAMWPSVPKLIPEKQLGTAYALIFYIQNWGLMGVPLLIGWILDRFCIVSRTVAADGSPLVAYNYTIPMLVFTGFGFLGLVFAFLLKAEDKRKGYGLELPSSTT; encoded by the coding sequence CGAATCCCCGAAAGCCCGCTGGGCGGCTATGACCGTAGCCGGCTTGGCCATGCTCTGCGGCTATTTCATGGCCGACGTCATGGCCCCCCTGAAACCCATGCTGGAGCAGCATCTGCACTGGACCAGCACCCAATATGGCTTTTTCACCAGCGCCTACGGCTGGTTCAATGTCTTCCTGTTCATGCTGCTCATCGGCGGCATCATCCTGGACAAGATGGGCGTGCGTTTCACCGGAGTAATGTCCACCGGCCTGATGGTCGCCGGGGCCGTGCTTAAATATTTCGCCATCACCCACACGTTCGACCCCACGCCCCTGCTGCAAAACGTGCCATTGATCGGCGGCATGCCCCTGCAGGTTTATCTGGCCGGCATCGGCTACGCCATCTTCGGCGTCGGCGTCGAAGTGGCGGGAATCACCACCACCAAGCTCATCGTCAAGTGGTTCAAAGGCAAGGAAATGGCCCTGGCCATGGGACTGCAATTGGCCATGGCGCGCATGGGGACGGCCCTGGCCCTGATGATCAGCGCCCCGGTCGCCGCCCATTTCAAGTCCGTGGGGGCACCGGTGCTGCTGGCCGTGGTGTTGCTTATCATCGGCTTCATCAGCTACCTGGTGTACGGAATCATGGACCGCAAGCTCGATGCCTCGGAAGCCAAGGGCGACGCCGATAGCGAGGAGCCGTTCCGCCTCTCCGACATCAAGCTGATACTGAAGAACAAGGGCTTCTGGTATATCTCGATGTTGTGTCTGCTTTTTTATTCGGCGGTTTTCCCCTTCCTTAAATACGCGACCGACCTGATGGTCCAAAAATACCATGTCGCGCTGGGCTTGGCCGGCATCATTCCAGGCTTGCTGCCTTTCGGCAATATCTTCATGACGCCAATATTCGGGCGCATGGTAGACCGCAAAGGCAAGGCGGCATCTATCATGTTCCTTGGTTCGGCCATGCTGATCGGCGTCCACCTCCTTTTTGCCGTCCCGTTGCTCAGCCATTGGCTTGTCGCCTTTGTGCTGATGCTCGTTCTCGGCGTGGCTTTTTCCCTGGTCCCGTCCGCCATGTGGCCCTCAGTGCCCAAATTGATACCCGAGAAGCAGCTGGGCACGGCCTATGCGTTGATATTCTACATCCAGAACTGGGGGCTGATGGGGGTGCCGCTGTTGATCGGCTGGATCCTGGACCGTTTCTGCATCGTGTCACGCACCGTAGCCGCCGACGGGTCGCCACTGGTCGCCTACAATTATACGATCCCCATGCTGGTCTTCACGGGCTTTGGCTTCCTCGGCCTCGTTTTCGCCTTCCTGCTCAAGGCCGAGGACAAGCGCAAGGGCTATGGCCTGGAGCTGCCCTCGAGTACTACATAA